In one window of Syngnathus scovelli strain Florida chromosome 22, RoL_Ssco_1.2, whole genome shotgun sequence DNA:
- the cep83 gene encoding centrosomal protein of 83 kDa, protein MCSFRRRIRTLPWRLTTKEDTFQIAHQLDCRGDMSSSALQQSFPPGPGAETFAIMPGLSAGAEMELQKMLMDERTKCELHRGNYETLKTEHTSLQEEFIQVQEEVRHLQGKLERLQLQLAERTREILEKNRETEELRLQVMTPQRLELLRAQVQQEMEGPVRERFARLEEEAEKYRSEFNKLRYDYTVLNAQFKHQKEEHARVVEEQKLRYEAEIAHLDKDKENLIAQYQNADSHHDRRQVEVLLREKTQLTLRLKALQAEVAELQAQKDHSEQQAENVQRVQNRQLAESQAALKSLEAERQSLRSRLERMESELRLSHEQNSQLTGQLHKAEKQVNALSGQIESLTHSHKMEMANVKLECARSKCELERERDALKGQLEGLQTDVEVLKHTVERHKEIIVEKEREVARKVQSARDEEIYKSAVLQEERMELEHRLAELEQQRALQDTKEQAQKEEWEEQLRMAQRGEESVRKELQTLRTRLKQQSIQLEELERQTVAASNLKQKNEELCAELSTLSRSEAELMEANLRLKAKVDGVREELRTARTQAERSQHEAERRVEENQIEWLEEKHKLQEREAKLEEKYSQLKDKMKRAAVAQKKRRTQTESKEKSLQNKIQLLKAQIEELKLEAAAANKRPLHSEEHAQLRRRMRELQRKHNEFRRLLLADQGAFSFGPAVLTSTQNPFGITDVGSNIPEEEEMVQLRERLDELEKAQQQQLEELNGCG, encoded by the exons ATGTGCTCATTTCGACGCAGAATTAGAACC CTGCCATGGAGACTGACAACAAAGGAAGACACTTTTCAAATAGCACACCAACTTGACTGCAG AGGTGACATGAGCTCCTCGGCCCTCCAGCAGTCTTTTCCGCCGGGGCCTGGCGCGGAGACGTTTGCAATCATGCCGGGATTGTCTGCCGGGGCCGAGATGGAGCTTCAGAAGATGCTCATGGACGAGAGGACCAAGTGTGAACTCCATCGAGGCAACTATGAGACACTTAAAACCGAACACACCAG CCTGCAGGAGGAGTTCATCCAGGTACAAGAGGAGGTACGGCATCTGCAGGGTAAACTCGAGAGGCTCCAGTTGCAGTTAGCTGAGCGCACAAGAGAAATTCTGGAAAAAAACAGGGAGACGGAGGAGCTCAGACTGCAG GTGATGACTCCTCAGCGTCTGGAGTTGCTCAGAGCTCAGGTTCAACAGGAGATGGAGGGACCAGTCAGAGAACGTTTCGCCAGATTGGAAGAG GAGGCAGAGAAGTATAGGTCAGAGTTCAACAAGCTGCGTTATGACTACACTGTGCTCAATGCACAGTTTAAACACCAAAAGGAAGAACACGCTCGTGTCGTGGAGGAGCAAAAGCTGCGCTATGAGGCCGAG ATTGCCCACTTGGACAAAGACAAGGAGAACCTAATAGCCCAGTACCAGAATGCCGACTCTCATCACGACAGGAGACAAGTGGAGGTTCTGCTGAGGGAGAAAACCCAGCTCACCTTGCGCTTGAAGGCTCTGCAAGCAGAGGTGGCCGAGCTGCAAGCTCAGAAGGACCACTCGGAGCAGCAGGCGGAGAACGTTCAGCGGGTTCAGAACCGGCAACTGGCGGAGTCTCAGGCTGCTCTGAAATCTCTGGAG GCGGAGCGTCAATCTTTACGCTCGCGACTGGAGCGGATGGAGAGCGAACTCCGGCTGAGCCACGAGCAGAACAGTCAGCTCACTGGACAACTGCACAAAGCTGAGAAGCAAGTTAACGCTCTTAGCGGACAG ATCGAAAGCCTGACGCATTCCCACAAAATGGAGATGGCCAACGTCAAACTGGAATGTGCCCGCTCAAAATGCGAactggaaagagagagagatgccCTGAAAGGTCAACTGGAAG gcttgCAGACAGACGTGGAAGTTCTTAAGCACACCGTGGAGAGACACAAGGAAATTATTGTGGAAAAAGAGAGGGAGGTGGCCAGGAAGGTGCAGTCGGCTCGTGACGAGGAAATCTACAAATCAGCTGTCTTACAGGAGGAAAG GATGGAGTTGGAGCACCGGCTGGCTGAGTTGGAACAGCAGAGGGCGCTGCAGGACACCAAAGAGCAAGCCCAGAAAGAAGAGTGGGAGGAGCAGCTCCGAATGGCCCAAAGAGGAGAAGAATCTGTTCGCAAAGAACTGCAGACCCTGAG GACTAGATTAAAGCAGCAAAGCATCCAGCTTGAGGAACTGGAGAGACAGACGGTCGCGGCGTCAAATTTGAAGCAG AAAAATGAGGAGCTGTGTGCAGAGCTGAGCACTTTGTCGCGCTCTGAAGCCGAGTTGATGGAAGCAAATCTGCGCCTGAAAGCTAAAGTGGACGGGGTGAGGGAGGAACTGAGGACTGCCCGAACCCAAGCTGAGAGGAGCCAACATGAGGCAGAGCG GCGGGTGGAGGAGAACCAAATCGAGTGGCTGGAGGAGAAACATaagctgcaagagagagaggccAAGCTGGAGGAGAAATACTCGCAGCTCAAAGATAAAATGAAGAGGGCCGCAGTGGCTCAAAAGAAG AGAAGAACCCAGACGGAGAGCAAAGAGAAGAGCTTGCAGAATAAGATCCAACTGTTGAAGGCTCAAATAGAGGAACTGAAATTAGAAGCTGCAGCAGCCAACAA ACGTCCACTTCACTCCGAGGAGCACGCTCAGCTCCGCAGAAGGATGCGAGAGCTCCAACGAAAACACAACGAGTTCCGTCGCCTCCTGCTGGCCGACCAGGGCGCCTTCAGTTTCGGTCCCGCCGTCCTCACCTCTACGCAGAACCCATTCGGCATCACGGACGTGGGATCAAACATTCCG gaagaggaggagatggTCCAACTCCGTGAGAGGCTGGATGAGCTAGAAAAagcgcagcagcagcaacttGAAGAACTCAATGGGTGTGGGTGA